The following coding sequences lie in one Treponema socranskii subsp. buccale genomic window:
- a CDS encoding InlB B-repeat-containing protein: MKTNNTQHKTFAFLGAAFALLIALLFTACPNNAGDSGSGNSGGGGGTPVSKYAVTFGVEGTGGTLKAKADGVTETETSPITVQKGKTVTFTATAAAGYAVKEWKVDGAVVTDNTSNTYTCTVTKAVTVKVSFLAGETSYTVKHYQEKAEGGYPTEPTETENKTGTVGTNAAYTPKTGGAYEGFTYKSNLTKVNGTVQLNGTIAADNSTVVELFYERNTVNVTFNLAGGNVSGNAGPIVKTGKYGAPLTAPAPVKTGFVFKGWNPEPPTPFLYPAANAEYTAQWAPLYAITFGVTGTGGTLKAKVDSGTATDTSPITVEQGKTVTFTATAAAGYEVDTWTVTPISALQPGTGTIGSATAAITVSAATEVKVTFKKLAYSITFGVDGTPANGTLKATVDGNEIHTGSKVEHGKIVEFTAVPNAYYYVNQWAVSGGEFEAGTGIIGSTVAKVKITGNVTVSVSFKAETPLVEISSVIIPKAGTSYGGNKLPVKITGKNFKAYHVSQANFSGSGATFSNFNIVSDTFAMAEVECPSVVGDTTVTVTCKTASKTGVLSVKDYSTGYEAGKIVLADKSLVEKDSYTMVDHANPPVGVICGYTYGVPRMISLKKHYERLKWAEESTTGYSEKLEGIICNPSQTGDGAASTATFTGDIDGSDNWEYIKSIDPVGTADAATNYPAFNWVNEYNTTYASLLGGKSFAWYMPSLAELCEVYKNRTAINESYKKIRNLSSAYVSGELFDYHWSSSQYFDSSSYYEHRDNAWLVGFMTGKLSYQQKNYYFSVCCLADFLNE; encoded by the coding sequence ATGAAAACAAATAATACACAACACAAAACATTTGCCTTTTTGGGAGCGGCTTTTGCGCTGCTCATCGCACTGCTGTTTACCGCTTGTCCGAACAATGCGGGTGATTCCGGCAGCGGCAACTCAGGCGGAGGCGGCGGGACGCCCGTTTCCAAGTACGCCGTCACCTTCGGTGTAGAAGGTACCGGCGGAACGCTTAAAGCAAAGGCAGACGGAGTTACGGAAACGGAGACGAGCCCCATAACGGTTCAAAAAGGCAAAACCGTAACCTTTACGGCAACGGCGGCCGCGGGCTATGCGGTAAAAGAGTGGAAGGTAGACGGCGCAGTTGTTACAGACAACACATCAAACACTTATACCTGCACCGTAACAAAAGCGGTAACCGTTAAGGTAAGTTTTCTTGCAGGCGAAACTTCGTATACGGTAAAACATTATCAGGAAAAAGCGGAAGGCGGATACCCTACAGAACCGACGGAAACCGAAAATAAAACCGGTACGGTCGGAACAAATGCCGCATACACGCCGAAAACCGGCGGAGCCTACGAAGGCTTTACCTACAAATCGAATCTTACCAAAGTAAACGGCACCGTACAGCTAAACGGCACAATAGCCGCCGACAACAGTACCGTCGTAGAACTCTTTTACGAGCGCAATACGGTAAACGTAACTTTTAATCTTGCAGGCGGCAACGTTTCAGGCAATGCCGGGCCTATCGTAAAAACAGGCAAATACGGGGCACCCTTAACAGCCCCCGCTCCCGTAAAAACGGGTTTCGTTTTTAAAGGATGGAATCCCGAACCGCCTACACCGTTTCTCTATCCTGCAGCTAATGCCGAATACACCGCACAGTGGGCACCGCTTTATGCAATCACATTCGGGGTAACAGGTACGGGAGGTACGCTTAAAGCAAAGGTCGACAGCGGCACGGCAACCGATACAAGCCCCATAACAGTCGAACAGGGCAAAACCGTAACCTTTACCGCAACGGCAGCTGCGGGCTACGAGGTAGATACGTGGACGGTAACGCCCATATCAGCCTTGCAGCCCGGTACGGGAACAATCGGCAGCGCAACGGCAGCAATAACGGTAAGCGCCGCAACGGAAGTGAAAGTAACATTTAAGAAATTGGCATATTCCATAACCTTCGGGGTGGACGGTACACCGGCGAACGGTACACTCAAAGCAACAGTCGACGGCAACGAAATCCATACGGGCAGCAAGGTTGAGCACGGCAAAATCGTTGAGTTTACGGCAGTTCCGAATGCGTATTACTATGTTAATCAATGGGCTGTAAGCGGCGGCGAGTTTGAAGCAGGAACCGGAATAATCGGAAGTACGGTTGCAAAAGTGAAAATTACCGGAAACGTAACGGTAAGTGTGAGTTTTAAGGCGGAAACTCCTCTTGTCGAAATTTCAAGCGTAATTATACCAAAGGCCGGCACCTCTTACGGCGGAAATAAGCTCCCTGTAAAAATTACCGGCAAAAACTTTAAAGCATACCATGTAAGCCAAGCGAATTTCAGCGGAAGCGGAGCAACTTTCTCGAATTTCAATATTGTAAGCGACACTTTTGCAATGGCAGAAGTGGAATGTCCGTCAGTTGTCGGAGATACGACTGTTACGGTAACGTGCAAAACGGCAAGCAAGACGGGAGTTTTGAGCGTAAAAGACTACAGTACCGGCTACGAGGCAGGAAAGATTGTGCTTGCGGACAAGAGCCTTGTCGAAAAAGACTCCTATACAATGGTAGACCATGCTAATCCGCCGGTAGGCGTTATCTGTGGTTATACCTACGGAGTGCCGAGAATGATTTCACTGAAAAAACACTATGAAAGATTGAAATGGGCAGAAGAGAGTACCACTGGTTACTCTGAGAAGCTTGAAGGCATCATCTGTAATCCGAGCCAAACGGGAGACGGGGCTGCTTCAACTGCAACGTTCACGGGTGACATAGACGGAAGCGACAACTGGGAGTACATAAAGTCAATAGACCCCGTAGGAACGGCGGATGCTGCAACGAACTATCCTGCGTTCAACTGGGTTAATGAGTACAACACAACTTACGCTTCACTACTCGGCGGAAAGAGTTTTGCATGGTATATGCCGAGCCTTGCGGAACTGTGCGAGGTATATAAAAACCGTACTGCAATCAATGAAAGTTATAAAAAAATACGCAATCTTAGCTCTGCTTATGTCTCGGGAGAGCTTTTTGATTATCATTGGTCGTCGTCACAGTATTTCGACTCGTCGTCGTATTACGAACACCGCGACAACGCGTGGCTTGTGGGTTTCATGACCGGCAAACTGAGCTACCAGCAAAAGAATTACTATTTTAGTGTCTGTTGTCTGGCAGACTTTTTAAATGAGTAA
- a CDS encoding GIY-YIG nuclease family protein, with amino-acid sequence MKYNTNEKLAYDADWRKNGKLKIICKENVKMEKNALITILKSQKEEELKFLKDLDFENDLESPKEITGNQKKIEAEIKKFDKKEWAIYLFFVGENFKFDLAEYSRAKGNYQMARCPGEEDLKERQNEAKDGCLYVGSSQNLISRLEQHLTAKSKTVYALHLSEWFPQDEELRLIVIKMKNQDAEKMQKYEDYLWNHYKPLLGKQGKK; translated from the coding sequence GTGAAGTATAATACGAACGAAAAATTAGCCTATGATGCCGATTGGCGGAAAAACGGAAAGCTTAAAATAATTTGCAAGGAGAATGTAAAGATGGAGAAAAACGCCTTAATTACTATCTTAAAATCACAGAAAGAAGAAGAACTGAAGTTCTTAAAGGATCTTGATTTTGAGAACGATTTGGAAAGTCCTAAAGAAATAACGGGAAATCAAAAGAAAATAGAGGCTGAAATCAAGAAATTTGATAAGAAAGAATGGGCAATTTATTTGTTTTTTGTCGGTGAAAATTTTAAATTCGACCTTGCAGAATACAGCAGGGCAAAAGGCAATTATCAGATGGCACGCTGTCCCGGAGAAGAAGATTTAAAAGAACGTCAGAACGAAGCAAAAGACGGGTGTTTATATGTAGGCAGTTCTCAAAATCTGATTTCCAGACTTGAACAACATTTAACAGCTAAAAGTAAAACCGTATATGCGCTTCATCTTTCGGAGTGGTTTCCCCAAGATGAAGAACTCAGGCTCATCGTAATTAAAATGAAAAATCAAGATGCAGAGAAAATGCAAAAATACGAAGATTACCTTTGGAATCACTACAAACCCTTGTTGGGTAAACAGGGGAAAAAATAA
- a CDS encoding alpha/beta hydrolase — protein MKKSFCLLTLLLCIGGIGTIAAAQAGVPAAAFTVQERSFQRNGMKIYGELFIPDRASPVPLVILAHGFGGNRGGVKSYAKVFAEHGIAAYIFDFIGGGEHIKSDGKMTDMSVLTEAEDLAVILDNLKTDTRFKAEQIFLFGESQGGFVSTYVAALRPADVAGLVLLYPAFVIHDYVRRRTPDPERIPDTMKLLGKTVGRIYNKDVLSFDIYALMPQYSGKTLIIHGSADSLVPLSYSERAIKTFPDAKLITLDGAGHVFYGNAMRKAAEDAVHFVQSIIGEIAAAQTGAPIAFKVKELGTR, from the coding sequence ATGAAAAAATCCTTTTGTTTGTTAACGCTGCTGCTCTGCATCGGGGGCATCGGAACAATCGCGGCGGCGCAAGCGGGCGTGCCTGCGGCGGCCTTTACGGTGCAGGAACGTAGCTTCCAAAGAAACGGCATGAAAATATACGGTGAACTTTTTATTCCCGATCGCGCATCGCCGGTGCCCTTGGTCATTCTTGCGCACGGATTCGGCGGAAACCGCGGAGGCGTTAAAAGCTATGCGAAAGTTTTTGCGGAACACGGTATTGCGGCATATATTTTCGACTTTATCGGCGGCGGCGAGCATATCAAAAGCGACGGAAAAATGACCGACATGTCGGTTCTCACCGAAGCCGAAGATTTAGCCGTCATTCTTGATAACTTAAAAACCGACACACGTTTTAAGGCGGAGCAAATCTTTTTGTTCGGAGAAAGCCAAGGCGGATTTGTTTCGACCTATGTTGCCGCACTGCGTCCCGCCGATGTCGCGGGCTTGGTTTTATTATATCCCGCTTTTGTGATTCATGATTACGTTCGGCGGCGCACACCCGATCCGGAACGAATTCCCGACACAATGAAGCTGCTCGGAAAAACCGTCGGGCGCATTTATAATAAAGATGTACTGTCCTTTGATATTTATGCGCTCATGCCGCAGTATTCCGGCAAAACGCTTATCATCCACGGAAGCGCCGACTCGCTTGTACCGCTGTCGTATTCGGAACGGGCGATTAAAACCTTCCCCGACGCGAAACTCATAACGCTTGACGGCGCAGGTCACGTCTTTTACGGAAACGCAATGCGGAAAGCCGCAGAAGATGCGGTACACTTTGTGCAAAGCATAATCGGCGAAATCGCTGCTGCGCAAACGGGCGCGCCGATAGCATTTAAGGTGAAGGAATTAGGGACAAGATGA
- a CDS encoding type II toxin-antitoxin system RelE family toxin — MYSIKLTRIAADYIASLDQKSQTLILEKIEILKSEPLKVGKPLKGNLQGYRSIRSVGQRYRIIYRVRETEIEVIVVAVGIRRGGDRKNDIYELMKKYIKSGLLKDE, encoded by the coding sequence ATGTACTCGATAAAACTGACGCGGATTGCAGCCGATTATATTGCGTCATTGGATCAAAAATCACAAACGCTCATTTTGGAAAAAATTGAAATTTTAAAATCCGAACCGCTAAAAGTCGGAAAACCTCTGAAGGGTAATTTACAAGGATATCGTTCAATCCGTTCGGTCGGACAGCGGTATAGAATTATTTATCGAGTGCGAGAGACGGAAATAGAAGTCATTGTTGTTGCCGTCGGAATAAGACGCGGCGGAGACCGAAAAAACGATATTTATGAATTGATGAAAAAATATATTAAGAGCGGCTTATTAAAGGATGAATAA
- a CDS encoding response regulator transcription factor has protein sequence MLQNKNPSLSITGAGTIPEAVKKLTKHKDIKIVILDLNLDGENSLESVSKIKGANPDILILVYTMYNDDIHVENALLMGAQGFITKEASVDELEKAILAVGSGNTYYNSAASKILYALLPQNKGKHIARDEKSYLFDNYKSLSKKEREVFIHLAEGLDIVEIATRLGKTKKTILNQRTAVYEKMFIRDRHDLIEKAKFLGLIF, from the coding sequence ATGCTTCAAAACAAAAATCCGTCGCTTTCCATAACAGGTGCGGGGACAATCCCTGAAGCGGTCAAAAAACTTACTAAACATAAAGATATTAAAATTGTGATTTTGGATTTGAATCTCGACGGTGAAAATTCACTTGAATCGGTTTCAAAAATAAAAGGAGCGAATCCCGATATTTTGATTTTGGTTTACACTATGTACAATGATGATATTCACGTAGAAAATGCGCTTTTGATGGGCGCGCAAGGTTTTATCACAAAAGAAGCTTCGGTCGACGAACTTGAAAAAGCGATTCTTGCAGTAGGTTCCGGGAACACGTACTATAACAGCGCGGCAAGCAAAATCTTGTACGCCCTTTTACCGCAGAATAAAGGCAAGCATATCGCTCGTGACGAAAAAAGTTATCTTTTCGACAATTACAAAAGTCTTTCAAAAAAAGAGCGGGAAGTTTTCATTCATCTTGCCGAAGGTCTTGATATCGTTGAAATTGCGACGCGGCTCGGAAAAACCAAAAAGACAATTCTGAATCAGCGGACTGCGGTTTACGAAAAAATGTTTATTCGCGACCGGCACGATTTGATTGAAAAAGCAAAGTTTTTAGGGTTGATATTTTAA
- the nusB gene encoding transcription antitermination factor NusB — MSRRKGRVLAFQTLYSYEVGDIPLEDLLSFSWASESGVPDEDTNKEEYAFARLLAAGTVEHLSEIDENIKKHLAANWDFNRVNKVSLSILRMSVYSLLYQKDVGASVVIDEAIQIAKEFGADDSFRFINAVLDKIGKASSASPSPAEKISAPSSAEKLTE; from the coding sequence GTGTCGCGCAGAAAGGGCCGGGTGCTGGCATTTCAAACGCTGTATTCTTACGAAGTGGGCGACATCCCGCTTGAAGACCTGCTTTCATTTTCGTGGGCGTCGGAAAGCGGCGTCCCTGACGAAGACACGAACAAAGAAGAATACGCGTTTGCGCGTCTTTTGGCCGCCGGCACGGTCGAGCATCTTTCCGAAATAGACGAAAACATAAAAAAACACCTCGCTGCAAATTGGGATTTCAACCGCGTAAACAAAGTATCGCTGTCGATTTTGCGCATGAGCGTGTATTCGCTCTTATATCAAAAAGACGTCGGCGCTTCCGTCGTCATAGACGAAGCCATTCAGATCGCAAAGGAATTCGGAGCGGACGATTCGTTCCGCTTTATCAACGCGGTGCTCGATAAGATCGGTAAAGCGTCTTCCGCTTCGCCGTCACCGGCCGAAAAAATATCCGCGCCGTCTTCCGCCGAAAAACTCACCGAATAG
- a CDS encoding tetratricopeptide repeat protein, with amino-acid sequence MEKKFVYFGVRDFCRRRNSAHLPNAFCFLLLIVNFCFVVCAASCRMSASRSSFTGMLDEIDALNEQGQDRDALSELKKAEKYVYDSWSRIGIYRRYFEMGETALAEKTLVRGLKRNPKNPEMSAVYAQFLMRSGRGAEAVKIAECLRGTRFGSVYSEAYLRELASEKGASASEYFDNRFFSIFCDAYAGSKDGYWLRDAALICLKDGNYDTAYSIKPADCFEVEDAFFWSLVMFDSRRFGEAAAYAEKAHSLYPTSSIRSRHRVSPVEIAAVLSDSYIALSETEEAERARRSVIAEMERNTGGMNIADETVSSLLPSLFVNSALYAEANGNDDEASRLLTDTVNAWPDYAPALIAYADFARRTSMPPAEDMQELTLRDNGLATLKMEAYDRRAKIPVSDAEYRIDRSLERINNPVLYIARLHLKYETDFSLTTDEKISDVWNELERSSVGANVYPDVIFEFALNRLLAYRRYDDAFRLFRKSMAAKYGFDPSRDFWESCASNVRDMTIREAEYAAWFAAYGRLADTAIRLYEYCVYESGGGTDGKTISSLVSTPSCMNLAMLYESLGSNIQALDLYAASSVRAADAVQRAEIQYRMALIYSAQGKTREALRSAGYALALVPTHARAKLLRDRLAEQNR; translated from the coding sequence ATGGAAAAAAAGTTCGTGTATTTCGGCGTACGCGATTTTTGCCGCCGGCGGAATTCCGCTCATCTTCCGAACGCGTTTTGTTTTCTTTTATTAATTGTTAATTTTTGTTTTGTCGTATGTGCCGCATCGTGCAGGATGAGCGCGTCCCGTTCGTCGTTTACCGGCATGCTCGATGAAATCGACGCGCTCAACGAACAGGGGCAGGACAGGGATGCCCTTTCGGAATTGAAAAAAGCCGAAAAATACGTATACGATTCGTGGTCGCGCATCGGCATATACCGCCGCTATTTTGAAATGGGAGAGACGGCTCTTGCGGAAAAGACGCTCGTGCGCGGATTGAAGCGCAATCCGAAAAACCCCGAAATGTCCGCGGTGTACGCGCAGTTTTTGATGCGCTCCGGAAGGGGAGCGGAAGCGGTAAAGATTGCCGAATGCCTTCGCGGTACGCGCTTCGGCTCCGTGTACTCCGAAGCGTACTTGCGCGAGCTTGCATCCGAAAAAGGAGCAAGCGCTTCCGAATATTTCGACAATCGATTTTTTTCGATCTTTTGCGACGCATACGCCGGCTCGAAAGACGGGTACTGGCTCCGAGATGCGGCGCTTATCTGTTTGAAAGACGGCAATTACGATACTGCGTATTCGATAAAACCCGCCGACTGCTTTGAAGTCGAAGACGCGTTTTTTTGGAGTCTCGTCATGTTCGATTCGCGCCGTTTCGGAGAAGCGGCCGCCTATGCCGAAAAAGCGCATTCACTCTACCCGACATCTTCGATCCGTTCCCGTCACAGAGTGTCGCCCGTCGAAATAGCCGCCGTTCTCTCCGATTCGTATATTGCGCTTTCGGAGACGGAAGAAGCCGAGCGTGCGAGGCGCAGCGTCATCGCCGAAATGGAGCGGAATACCGGCGGCATGAACATAGCGGACGAAACTGTGAGCTCTCTTTTACCTTCTCTCTTTGTCAACAGCGCGCTGTACGCCGAAGCGAACGGCAACGACGACGAAGCGAGCCGCCTTTTGACCGATACGGTAAACGCGTGGCCCGATTATGCGCCCGCTCTCATCGCGTATGCGGACTTTGCACGGCGGACGAGTATGCCTCCGGCGGAAGATATGCAGGAACTCACGCTCAGGGACAACGGCCTTGCGACGCTCAAAATGGAAGCGTACGACAGGCGCGCAAAGATTCCGGTGAGCGATGCCGAATACCGCATCGATCGAAGCCTCGAGAGAATTAATAATCCCGTATTGTATATCGCGCGCTTGCATTTAAAATACGAAACCGATTTTTCTCTGACAACGGATGAAAAAATATCCGACGTATGGAACGAACTCGAACGCAGCAGTGTCGGCGCAAACGTCTATCCCGACGTTATTTTCGAATTTGCGCTGAACCGCCTTTTAGCCTACCGGCGTTACGACGACGCTTTCCGTCTTTTTCGAAAGAGCATGGCCGCAAAATACGGTTTTGACCCGTCGCGCGATTTTTGGGAATCGTGCGCTTCGAATGTCCGCGACATGACGATCCGCGAAGCCGAATATGCGGCGTGGTTTGCAGCTTACGGCAGGCTTGCCGATACGGCGATACGACTCTACGAATACTGCGTGTACGAAAGCGGCGGCGGCACGGACGGCAAAACGATTTCCTCCCTCGTCTCCACGCCGTCGTGCATGAACCTCGCGATGCTATACGAAAGCCTCGGCTCGAACATACAGGCGCTCGATCTCTATGCGGCCTCTTCCGTCCGTGCGGCGGACGCTGTGCAGCGGGCTGAAATCCAATACCGCATGGCGCTCATCTACAGTGCACAGGGCAAAACGAGGGAAGCGCTCCGTTCGGCAGGTTACGCGCTCGCCCTTGTTCCGACTCATGCCCGCGCAAAATTGTTAAGAGACCGTCTCGCCGAACAAAATCGATAA
- a CDS encoding type II toxin-antitoxin system Phd/YefM family antitoxin → MITPMTITEARKKITSLEHTMDYDDTISITNHGREVFALIKWDTYESIRETLEILSDKELSEQLAVGIRQINQNKLVDFDSFKQKLLCTR, encoded by the coding sequence ATGATTACGCCGATGACAATTACGGAAGCCAGAAAAAAAATCACTTCCCTTGAACATACTATGGATTATGACGATACAATTTCCATTACCAATCATGGTAGAGAAGTGTTTGCTTTAATAAAATGGGATACCTATGAGAGTATTCGCGAAACGCTCGAAATTTTATCCGATAAGGAGCTTTCCGAACAGCTTGCTGTCGGTATTCGGCAAATCAATCAAAATAAATTAGTCGATTTCGATTCATTTAAACAAAAGCTTTTATGTACTCGATAA
- a CDS encoding sensor histidine kinase, protein MLPGIIKKIFKIESIFICIALAIFFCTILFKRTSNNLIQKLDTQMLLFQMNPQHMVGGGDNFGISADNPIDFEDIARKLRSDYQAFTYFDAPLKKELEAIIQNLQSGKRNPDAVIAFQNRIHETQTRLNLGYDSLLYSALFLIAIAAFIILEKFFKNAMQLEQLKTMQAEQNNFSRDLHDGVAQNLAALKIYLEKQDFSKSKFYANQALNEIRYMIGSGSIAFTEDFEKIVREICIAFEANFGIKTHLYVASQKILKLEKTQKTHLIRILQEALSNISRHSDATQVEIKIVDGIDDFRFIICDNGKGFEKTEVQTKNQKDAVKHYGLTNIKKRAQLIGGNADFINEGGFTIAVTVKDSVR, encoded by the coding sequence ATGTTGCCGGGTATTATTAAGAAAATTTTTAAAATCGAGTCGATATTTATCTGCATAGCGCTCGCAATCTTTTTTTGCACAATTCTTTTTAAGAGGACAAGCAACAACCTTATTCAAAAACTCGACACGCAGATGTTATTGTTTCAGATGAACCCGCAGCACATGGTCGGCGGCGGTGATAACTTCGGCATTTCGGCAGATAATCCGATAGACTTTGAAGACATAGCGCGTAAACTGCGATCGGACTACCAAGCTTTCACCTATTTTGACGCACCGTTAAAAAAAGAACTTGAAGCGATCATTCAAAACCTGCAAAGCGGTAAGCGGAACCCTGATGCCGTAATCGCCTTTCAAAACCGCATTCATGAGACGCAGACAAGGCTGAATCTCGGCTACGACTCGCTTTTATACAGCGCGCTTTTTTTGATTGCGATTGCAGCTTTTATAATCCTTGAAAAATTCTTTAAAAATGCAATGCAGCTCGAACAGCTTAAAACAATGCAGGCAGAGCAGAATAATTTCAGCCGCGATCTTCACGACGGAGTTGCACAAAATCTTGCCGCACTGAAAATCTACCTTGAAAAACAAGATTTTTCAAAATCAAAGTTCTATGCGAATCAGGCGCTGAACGAAATCCGGTATATGATCGGTTCCGGAAGTATTGCGTTTACGGAAGATTTTGAAAAAATCGTACGTGAGATTTGCATTGCGTTTGAAGCGAATTTCGGAATAAAAACGCATCTTTACGTTGCAAGTCAAAAAATACTGAAACTTGAAAAAACGCAAAAAACACATCTTATCAGAATTCTGCAGGAAGCGTTGAGCAATATCTCCCGACATTCCGATGCGACACAAGTCGAAATAAAAATCGTGGACGGGATCGATGACTTCCGTTTTATAATCTGCGATAACGGAAAAGGTTTTGAAAAAACCGAAGTTCAAACTAAAAATCAAAAAGATGCCGTAAAACATTACGGACTTACCAATATCAAAAAACGTGCCCAGCTTATCGGCGGCAATGCCGATTTTATAAACGAAGGAGGATTTACAATTGCAGTCACCGTTAAAGATTCTGTTCGTTGA
- a CDS encoding MOSP complex formation periplasmic protein, TDE1658 family, protein MLMISAASVFAQSDLQVLAVIKLNKSESITVKQLKTRVGMYEKQAGRVLTVDERRQTLDALISEKLINQAAQKAGISIPDSAVNQNFLQTMSQIIVGRNDTLTEQELNAFVRQQTKTSLDEFMKQQAGMSIAEYKDYLKAQITAQQYIQQQREAELRNVKPTDEDIRSFYEMNKANFVWSDMLRLFLVIVPKGSSPDDAKVKATEMWNTLKNAKDPSSVRTQIGVRSQAEKSGFQAGEMLINKTETSAVQLGISYRVLLELFSRTPGYISDVQDNETNYQFYSIVEKYDAKLLGLSDVVRPGTTITVYNYIKEQLGRQQQMAYMYKAANEIAKSLDVSENVDRKKTGAELDKLLSW, encoded by the coding sequence ATGTTGATGATTTCGGCCGCGTCCGTTTTCGCGCAGTCGGATTTGCAAGTGCTTGCGGTTATAAAGCTCAACAAAAGCGAATCGATTACCGTCAAGCAGCTCAAAACGCGCGTCGGCATGTACGAAAAACAGGCGGGCAGGGTGCTGACCGTCGACGAGCGCAGACAAACGCTCGACGCTCTCATTTCCGAAAAGCTCATCAATCAGGCGGCGCAAAAAGCGGGCATTTCCATTCCCGACAGCGCGGTAAATCAAAACTTTCTTCAAACGATGTCGCAGATAATCGTCGGCAGAAATGATACTCTCACCGAACAGGAACTCAACGCTTTCGTGCGTCAGCAGACGAAGACGTCGCTCGACGAATTTATGAAGCAGCAGGCGGGCATGTCCATCGCCGAATATAAGGATTATTTAAAAGCGCAAATCACGGCGCAGCAGTATATCCAGCAGCAGCGTGAAGCCGAGCTTCGCAACGTCAAACCGACGGACGAAGATATCCGTTCGTTTTACGAAATGAATAAAGCGAATTTCGTGTGGAGCGATATGCTTCGTCTCTTCCTCGTTATTGTGCCGAAAGGATCGTCGCCGGACGATGCGAAAGTGAAAGCGACGGAGATGTGGAATACGCTCAAAAACGCAAAGGATCCGTCTTCCGTACGTACGCAGATCGGAGTCCGTTCGCAGGCTGAAAAATCCGGTTTTCAAGCGGGCGAAATGCTTATCAATAAAACCGAAACGAGCGCCGTACAGCTCGGCATATCCTACCGCGTACTGCTCGAACTTTTTTCCCGCACTCCCGGATATATTTCCGACGTGCAGGACAACGAAACGAATTATCAATTTTATTCCATCGTAGAAAAATACGATGCGAAACTGCTCGGCTTGAGCGACGTCGTCCGCCCGGGAACGACGATCACCGTCTACAATTACATCAAGGAGCAGCTCGGTCGGCAGCAACAGATGGCATATATGTACAAGGCCGCAAACGAGATTGCCAAATCGCTTGACGTAAGCGAAAACGTCGACCGCAAAAAAACCGGCGCCGAATTGGATAAACTTTTAAGCTGGTAA